In Myxococcus stipitatus, the following are encoded in one genomic region:
- a CDS encoding GTPase domain-containing protein, with protein sequence MQLNHAQRELTLKIVYYGPGLSGKTTNLRHLHARASPEVRGRLLTVETHDDRTLFFDLLPVFFSTSAGFKVKVKLFTVPGQVIHNATRRIVLQGADAVVFIADSRHSATAENNAYWRNLQDNMKENGLDADQVPVVIQFNKRDLPDARTEAELEAARQRGGEVVVGAVALRGEGVLETFHAVAQAAYRRLDARAHLARNVALTEQEFLSQIFGRMDLSGTALAGRYSVTGRDDHQGGGR encoded by the coding sequence TTGCAACTCAACCACGCCCAGCGCGAGCTGACGCTCAAGATCGTCTACTACGGGCCCGGACTCAGCGGGAAGACGACGAATCTGCGCCATCTGCATGCGCGCGCGTCCCCGGAGGTGCGCGGCCGGCTGTTGACGGTGGAGACCCACGACGACCGGACGCTGTTCTTCGATCTGCTGCCTGTCTTCTTCTCCACGTCCGCGGGCTTCAAGGTGAAGGTGAAGCTCTTCACCGTTCCGGGCCAGGTCATCCACAACGCCACCCGGCGCATCGTGCTCCAGGGCGCGGACGCGGTGGTGTTCATCGCGGACAGCCGGCACAGCGCGACGGCGGAGAACAACGCCTACTGGCGCAATCTCCAGGACAACATGAAGGAGAACGGCCTGGACGCCGACCAGGTGCCCGTTGTCATCCAGTTCAACAAGAGGGACCTGCCAGACGCTCGCACGGAGGCGGAGCTGGAGGCGGCCCGCCAGCGGGGCGGGGAGGTGGTGGTCGGCGCGGTCGCGCTCCGGGGCGAGGGTGTGCTGGAGACCTTCCACGCGGTGGCTCAGGCCGCCTACCGCCGGCTGGATGCCCGGGCGCACCTGGCGCGCAACGTGGCGCTGACGGAGCAGGAGTTCCTCTCGCAGATTTTCGGACGGATGGACCTGTCCGGCACCGCGCTGGCCGGGCGCTACTCCGTGACGGGCCGGGATGACCACCAGGGGGGCGGGCGATGA
- a CDS encoding ATP-binding protein, translating to MSGGFQGNVPPENSRRESVLQRRLTLGEMLDVPSFAEVVKSFSELYRVGIKVLDARGTKLADVKVGHGDFCAYVFSFPDGRSRCTATVARVKDGPVVPGQGARLAQGDGAEEAGLIALPCFTGLRYLVMPVRWEGDLLGRVILGPFTPEELGDFPETLTDISGLELSRAQELVAKVRRAPERTAAQVLTHFGQVLAALVASGHRTHLTTQLHIEAMLETHRELEAQNSRLAQVNSRLKELDRLKSTFLGTVSHELRTPLASIIGYSEMLAEGLAGSLNPEQLLYVRTIVEKGESLLNLISSILDLSQIEAGRLRLAMGPVDLAGVIQTAVSSVMPQAQRKGVELEVRLPPVPRPRLAGDADKLRQVLVNLLANALKFTASGGRVSVVMSEVGLQDTLGATGYRVCVEDTGVGIREDQFERIFQSFYQVDGSSTREHGGAGLGLAIVKSLVEGHGGKVFVESEFGRGSRFTVVLPMQPPIPEHGIVTAPAPLPEPPAGPDRF from the coding sequence ATGAGCGGGGGCTTCCAGGGGAACGTCCCACCGGAGAACTCCCGCCGGGAGTCGGTCCTCCAGCGGCGCCTGACGCTGGGCGAGATGTTGGATGTGCCCTCGTTCGCGGAGGTGGTGAAGAGCTTCAGCGAGCTGTACCGCGTGGGCATCAAGGTCCTGGACGCGCGCGGCACCAAGCTGGCCGACGTGAAGGTGGGCCACGGCGACTTCTGCGCGTATGTCTTCTCCTTCCCGGATGGCCGCTCGCGCTGCACCGCCACGGTCGCCCGGGTGAAGGACGGCCCCGTCGTCCCGGGCCAGGGCGCGCGCCTGGCGCAGGGCGACGGCGCGGAGGAGGCGGGGCTCATCGCGCTGCCGTGCTTCACCGGCCTGCGCTATCTGGTCATGCCCGTGCGCTGGGAAGGGGACCTGCTGGGCCGGGTCATCCTGGGGCCCTTCACCCCCGAGGAGCTGGGTGACTTTCCGGAGACCCTCACGGACATCTCCGGGCTGGAGCTGTCGCGCGCGCAGGAGCTGGTGGCCAAGGTGCGGCGCGCCCCCGAGCGCACCGCCGCGCAGGTGCTGACGCACTTCGGACAGGTGCTCGCCGCGCTGGTGGCCAGCGGACACCGCACCCACCTGACCACCCAGCTCCACATCGAGGCGATGCTGGAGACACACCGCGAACTGGAGGCGCAGAACTCGCGGCTGGCGCAGGTGAACTCCCGCCTCAAGGAGCTGGACCGTCTGAAGTCCACCTTCCTGGGCACGGTGAGCCACGAGCTGCGCACGCCCCTGGCGTCCATCATCGGCTACTCGGAGATGCTCGCGGAGGGGCTGGCGGGTTCGCTCAACCCGGAGCAGCTGCTCTACGTGCGCACCATCGTGGAGAAGGGCGAGTCGCTGCTCAACCTCATCTCCTCCATCCTGGACCTGAGCCAGATAGAGGCCGGCCGGCTGCGTCTGGCCATGGGGCCGGTGGACCTGGCGGGCGTCATCCAGACCGCTGTGTCCAGCGTGATGCCCCAGGCGCAGCGCAAGGGCGTGGAGCTGGAGGTGCGGCTGCCGCCGGTGCCTCGGCCCCGGCTCGCGGGTGACGCGGACAAGCTGCGTCAGGTGCTGGTGAACCTGTTGGCCAACGCGCTGAAGTTCACCGCGTCCGGCGGGCGGGTCTCGGTGGTGATGTCGGAGGTGGGCCTCCAGGACACGCTGGGCGCGACGGGCTACCGCGTCTGCGTGGAAGACACGGGCGTGGGCATCCGCGAGGACCAGTTCGAGCGCATCTTCCAGAGCTTCTACCAGGTGGACGGCAGCTCCACGCGCGAGCACGGCGGGGCGGGCTTGGGCCTGGCCATCGTCAAGAGCCTGGTGGAAGGCCATGGCGGAAAGGTGTTCGTGGAGAGCGAGTTCGGGCGCGGCTCGCGTTTCACGGTGGTGCTGCCCATGCAGCCGCCCATCCCCGAGCACGGCATCGTGACGGCGCCGGCGCCACTGCCGGAGCCGCCAGCGGGTCCGGACCGCTTCTGA
- a CDS encoding NYN domain-containing protein produces the protein MLTGRSPAASYVLIDAENIDWAVSNVVGRKPESQDRVQFDRLVAFCENYFPAPVRCVVVLNARGEQLPDVMIGFIRALKSAGCEVALLYGRPDQKVVDLGILKLLETIRTQRPKAAVGLASHDGADFADALKPMLEEKRQVAVLGLREYVSQRFRDLVPSGLKIVDLELNAKVFQRPLPRLLPVNVDEFDPTQFV, from the coding sequence ATGCTGACCGGACGTTCCCCCGCTGCTTCCTACGTGCTCATCGATGCGGAGAACATCGACTGGGCCGTCTCCAATGTCGTGGGCCGCAAGCCCGAGTCCCAGGACCGCGTGCAGTTCGACCGGCTGGTGGCCTTCTGCGAGAACTACTTCCCCGCGCCCGTGCGCTGCGTGGTGGTGCTCAACGCGCGAGGTGAGCAGCTGCCCGACGTGATGATTGGCTTCATCCGCGCGCTGAAGTCCGCCGGCTGCGAGGTGGCGTTGCTCTACGGACGGCCCGACCAGAAGGTCGTGGACCTGGGCATCCTCAAGCTGCTGGAGACCATCCGCACCCAGCGCCCCAAGGCGGCGGTGGGCCTGGCCAGCCACGACGGCGCGGACTTCGCCGACGCGCTCAAGCCCATGCTGGAGGAGAAGCGCCAGGTGGCGGTGCTGGGCCTGCGCGAGTACGTCAGCCAGCGCTTCAGGGACTTGGTGCCCTCGGGCCTGAAGATTGTCGACCTGGAGCTCAACGCGAAGGTGTTCCAGCGTCCGCTGCCCCGGCTGCTGCCGGTCAACGTGGACGAGTTCGACCCGACGCAGTTCGTCTGA
- a CDS encoding sigma-70 family RNA polymerase sigma factor produces MAKPLETEVHAADLELARACARGDATALATLEERIIPQVRAALKRRDVDDTTADEALQVLRARFLVAEGTVPPRIMEYAGRGPLSAWLRMTALRLAWGLLNERKESHLPDDGPLEALGTAPDDVELQYLKERYGADFNAAFREALGALEPRARTLLRMHLVDGMGTARIAEAYGVDRSSVKRWLATAREWLLDQTRVRFAARVGVSVPELDSLLVQLRSQLDLSIQRLMSRNPGAP; encoded by the coding sequence ATGGCCAAGCCCCTGGAGACCGAGGTCCATGCAGCGGACCTGGAGCTCGCCCGTGCATGTGCACGCGGCGACGCCACGGCCTTGGCCACGCTCGAGGAGCGCATCATTCCCCAGGTCCGCGCGGCGTTGAAGCGCCGGGACGTGGACGACACGACGGCGGACGAGGCGCTCCAGGTGCTGCGGGCGCGCTTCCTCGTCGCCGAGGGCACCGTGCCACCCCGCATCATGGAGTACGCCGGCCGGGGCCCGCTCTCCGCCTGGCTGCGGATGACCGCGCTCCGGCTGGCCTGGGGGCTGTTGAACGAGCGCAAGGAGTCGCACCTGCCCGACGACGGGCCGCTGGAGGCGCTGGGCACCGCTCCCGACGACGTGGAGCTGCAGTACTTGAAGGAGCGCTACGGCGCGGACTTCAACGCCGCCTTCAGGGAGGCGCTGGGCGCGCTGGAGCCACGAGCGCGAACGCTGTTGCGAATGCATCTGGTGGACGGAATGGGCACCGCGCGCATCGCGGAGGCCTACGGCGTGGACCGCTCCTCGGTGAAGCGCTGGCTGGCCACCGCCCGCGAGTGGCTGCTGGACCAGACGCGGGTGCGCTTCGCCGCGCGGGTGGGGGTGAGCGTGCCGGAGCTGGACAGCCTGCTGGTCCAGCTCCGAAGCCAGCTGGACCTGAGCATCCAGCGGTTGATGAGCCGGAACCCGGGCGCGCCATAA
- a CDS encoding serine/threonine-protein kinase: MRCPTTENLLAFGRGLLRGDEATALQAHLDECPSCRVLVAEAVASVDPGASEPAAVLASSFLGRGDVLGRYVVMERIGAGGMGVVYAAKDPELHRKVALKILRFDAVQPSRLAESQARLLREAQATARVVHPNVVAIHDFGRVDERVFLAMEFVEGTTLGARMRAGRMPWREVLGLFQQAGQGLAAAHAAGLVHRDFKPDNVLIDTSGRVRITDFGLVRILDGAEEPSAPPTSAPPASAAESLDSLTQTGTLLGTPGYMAPEQSRGEPPDARSDQFSFCVALYEALYGERPFPRAAAADLALAQATRSSRAHQREAHVPDRIHRAVLKGLSPDRADRHSSMDELLRALGQEPRFSAHQRLHVAGIATALLALGAVAFFATRPKLCEDDPGALAGVWDEKTRAAVHAAFTKTGLPYAADTWRVVSTTLDAYTNDWRGASRHACEATRIHGRQTEGMYERQLLCLDQRRKDVSALVGVLSSAAAPAVQNAVRAVTGLEDLNRCLDMQALMSSRPLPKDPGERRKLESLQKDISTVRARLHAGQPKAALELAATLPARMEGLDHPPTRVEMLKVLAQSQVESNDKEAIQTLHKLIQTAQAAGLDWHVADGWVSLLRVASYFEKGTDPEGQYGSHATAAVQRLGGDAPMEVTLATNLSSLLQAKGKMPEAVAEGMRALELARKTYPPKDGRLSTPLLTAGRMLGLAGRFEEAVVLLREAHERYVGHYGPAHPDVAAVLSLLAVQETYLNRYEDAVAHQKQVLAIYEGVFGAESVNVASALHNMANMLTHLGGREEEAVALFRRAVAIREKVAGPEDARVASSLSGLGQVLRDMGRPGEAVAVHERALAIREKAKGPDSLEAAYDRALVGEALLALKQPRKARPLVERSLAVYEKKFFGADELILADMRFLLARTLVDDPHEKARALKLARSTLEVYRRFPKAREKEIPQVETWLAAR; encoded by the coding sequence ATGCGGTGTCCCACCACGGAGAACCTCCTCGCCTTCGGGCGAGGCTTGTTGCGCGGTGACGAGGCCACGGCGCTTCAGGCCCACCTGGATGAATGCCCCTCATGCCGCGTGCTGGTGGCGGAGGCGGTGGCGTCGGTGGACCCGGGCGCGAGCGAACCCGCGGCGGTGCTCGCCTCCAGCTTCCTGGGGCGTGGCGACGTGCTGGGCCGCTACGTGGTGATGGAGCGCATCGGCGCCGGGGGCATGGGCGTCGTCTACGCGGCGAAGGACCCGGAGCTCCACCGCAAGGTGGCCCTCAAGATTCTGCGCTTCGACGCCGTCCAGCCCTCCCGGCTCGCGGAGTCGCAGGCCCGGCTCCTGCGCGAGGCCCAGGCCACCGCGAGGGTCGTCCACCCCAACGTCGTCGCCATCCACGACTTCGGCCGCGTGGACGAGCGTGTCTTCCTGGCCATGGAGTTCGTCGAGGGCACCACGCTGGGGGCTCGCATGCGTGCGGGGCGCATGCCGTGGCGCGAGGTGCTGGGCTTGTTCCAGCAAGCGGGCCAGGGGCTCGCCGCCGCGCACGCGGCCGGGTTGGTGCATCGCGACTTCAAGCCGGACAACGTCCTCATCGACACCTCGGGGCGTGTGCGCATCACCGACTTCGGGCTGGTGCGCATCCTGGATGGCGCCGAGGAGCCCTCCGCGCCGCCCACCTCCGCGCCTCCGGCGTCAGCGGCCGAGTCCCTCGACTCCCTCACCCAGACGGGGACGCTTTTGGGCACTCCGGGCTACATGGCTCCCGAGCAGTCGCGCGGCGAGCCTCCCGACGCGCGCAGCGACCAGTTCAGCTTCTGTGTCGCGCTGTACGAAGCGCTCTACGGCGAGCGGCCCTTTCCTCGCGCCGCCGCCGCGGACCTCGCGCTCGCTCAGGCCACGCGCTCGTCCCGCGCCCACCAGCGCGAGGCCCATGTCCCCGACCGCATCCACCGGGCCGTGTTGAAGGGGCTCTCTCCAGACCGCGCGGACCGTCATTCCTCCATGGATGAGCTGCTGCGGGCGCTGGGGCAGGAGCCTCGCTTCTCCGCGCACCAGCGCCTCCACGTCGCGGGCATCGCCACCGCATTGCTGGCGTTGGGCGCGGTCGCCTTCTTCGCCACGCGGCCCAAGCTCTGCGAGGACGACCCGGGGGCGCTCGCGGGTGTCTGGGATGAGAAGACCCGGGCCGCGGTCCATGCCGCGTTCACGAAGACGGGGCTGCCGTACGCGGCGGACACCTGGCGCGTGGTGAGCACCACCTTGGATGCCTACACGAACGACTGGAGGGGCGCGTCGCGGCACGCGTGCGAGGCCACGCGCATCCACGGCCGGCAGACCGAAGGCATGTATGAGCGGCAGTTGTTGTGCTTGGACCAACGGCGCAAGGACGTCTCGGCGCTGGTGGGCGTGCTGTCCTCGGCGGCGGCGCCCGCGGTGCAGAACGCCGTGCGCGCGGTGACGGGGCTGGAGGACCTGAACCGCTGCTTGGACATGCAGGCGCTGATGTCCTCGCGCCCGCTGCCCAAGGACCCAGGGGAGCGGCGGAAGCTCGAGTCCCTCCAGAAGGACATCTCCACGGTGCGCGCGCGGCTGCACGCCGGACAGCCCAAGGCCGCGCTCGAACTGGCCGCCACGCTGCCCGCCCGGATGGAGGGCTTGGACCACCCGCCGACGCGTGTGGAGATGCTCAAGGTGCTCGCCCAGTCCCAGGTGGAGTCGAATGACAAGGAAGCCATCCAGACGCTGCACAAGCTCATCCAGACCGCTCAGGCGGCGGGGTTGGACTGGCACGTCGCGGATGGCTGGGTGTCGCTGTTGAGGGTGGCCAGCTACTTCGAGAAGGGCACGGACCCGGAGGGCCAGTACGGCAGCCATGCCACCGCGGCCGTTCAGCGGCTGGGCGGTGACGCGCCCATGGAGGTCACCCTGGCCACCAACCTCTCCTCCCTCCTGCAGGCCAAGGGCAAGATGCCGGAGGCCGTCGCCGAGGGGATGCGCGCGCTGGAGCTGGCGCGAAAGACCTATCCTCCCAAGGACGGGCGGCTGTCCACGCCGCTCTTGACCGCGGGACGGATGCTCGGCCTCGCCGGCCGCTTCGAGGAGGCCGTGGTGCTCCTGCGCGAGGCCCACGAGCGTTACGTCGGGCACTACGGGCCGGCTCACCCGGATGTGGCGGCGGTCCTCAGTCTGCTCGCGGTGCAGGAGACCTACCTGAACCGCTACGAGGACGCGGTCGCGCACCAGAAGCAGGTGCTGGCCATCTATGAGGGAGTCTTCGGCGCGGAGTCGGTGAACGTGGCCTCCGCCCTCCACAACATGGCCAACATGCTCACCCACCTCGGCGGGCGGGAGGAGGAGGCCGTGGCGCTCTTCCGGCGCGCGGTGGCGATTCGGGAGAAGGTCGCGGGCCCGGAGGATGCTCGCGTCGCCAGCTCCCTGTCCGGTCTGGGCCAGGTGCTGCGCGACATGGGCAGGCCCGGCGAGGCGGTGGCCGTCCACGAGCGCGCGCTGGCCATCCGCGAGAAGGCCAAGGGTCCCGACTCCCTGGAGGCCGCGTATGACCGGGCCCTGGTGGGCGAGGCGCTCCTGGCCTTGAAGCAGCCTCGCAAGGCCCGGCCCCTCGTCGAGCGCTCCCTCGCCGTCTACGAGAAGAAGTTCTTCGGCGCCGACGAACTCATCCTCGCCGACATGCGCTTCCTGCTCGCGCGCACGCTGGTCGATGACCCCCACGAGAAGGCGCGCGCCCTCAAGCTGGCCCGGTCCACGCTGGAGGTCTACCGGCGCTTCCCCAAGGCCCGCGAGAAGGAGATTCCCCAGGTCGAGACCTGGCTCGCGGCGAGGTGA
- a CDS encoding VOC family protein: protein MKQVPEGCARITPGLFYENAPAAIDFLERAFGFQTRLKVEGAPGMVVHSELVFGEGVIMVSSLSAKFPGRKPGAAGGTSAAYVMLYVDDVDAHCAQARAAGARITREPSTTDYGEDYWTDRGYGAEDLEGHAWWFAQRMKG from the coding sequence ATGAAGCAGGTTCCAGAAGGTTGTGCGCGCATCACCCCCGGGTTGTTCTACGAGAACGCGCCGGCGGCCATCGACTTCCTGGAGCGGGCGTTCGGCTTCCAGACGCGGCTGAAGGTGGAGGGGGCGCCGGGGATGGTGGTGCACTCCGAGCTGGTGTTCGGGGAGGGCGTCATCATGGTGAGCTCGCTCAGCGCGAAGTTCCCGGGGCGCAAGCCGGGCGCGGCGGGTGGCACCAGCGCGGCGTATGTGATGCTCTACGTGGATGACGTGGACGCGCACTGCGCCCAGGCGCGGGCGGCGGGCGCGCGCATCACCCGAGAGCCTTCGACCACGGACTACGGCGAGGACTACTGGACGGACCGGGGCTACGGCGCGGAGGACCTGGAAGGCCACGCGTGGTGGTTCGCCCAGCGCATGAAGGGCTGA
- a CDS encoding metalloregulator ArsR/SmtB family transcription factor yields MGAARRLDDTFAALADPTRRGVIDLLRDKPRRAGDLAAAFDMSPPAMSRHLKVLRKTGLVEEEAVEDDARVKVYRLRPERFSELRAWLDEVESYWSEQLQAFKAHAERTRAKKRP; encoded by the coding sequence ATGGGAGCCGCCCGTCGTCTCGACGACACCTTCGCCGCCCTGGCCGACCCCACCCGCCGTGGGGTCATCGACCTCTTGCGCGACAAGCCTCGCCGCGCGGGAGACCTGGCGGCCGCCTTCGACATGTCACCTCCGGCGATGAGCCGGCACCTGAAGGTGCTGCGCAAGACGGGGCTGGTGGAGGAGGAGGCCGTGGAGGACGACGCCCGCGTGAAGGTGTACCGGTTGCGGCCCGAGCGCTTCTCGGAACTGCGCGCCTGGCTGGACGAGGTGGAGTCGTACTGGAGCGAGCAGCTCCAGGCCTTCAAGGCGCACGCGGAGCGCACGCGCGCGAAGAAGCGGCCATGA
- a CDS encoding SRPBCC domain-containing protein, with translation MTTGQSARVTTFLAVEPDVAFAVFTEETDLWWRKGPRFRGSSSPDSVVRFEGGPGGRLVEEDRAGVFEIGRVLTWEPGARLRFEWRGRNFAPGELTQVDVRFEPVQGGTRVILEHRGWEALRPDHPVRHGMDLDAFLGMMGMWWGGLMTALRTVSSKSTPRVDSPRK, from the coding sequence ATGACCACCGGACAGAGTGCCCGGGTGACGACCTTCCTCGCGGTGGAGCCGGACGTGGCCTTCGCCGTCTTCACCGAGGAGACCGACCTCTGGTGGCGCAAGGGGCCGCGCTTCCGGGGCTCCTCCTCGCCCGACAGCGTGGTGCGCTTCGAGGGAGGCCCCGGCGGCAGGCTGGTGGAGGAGGACCGCGCGGGTGTCTTCGAGATTGGCCGCGTGCTGACGTGGGAGCCCGGCGCGCGGCTGCGCTTCGAGTGGCGTGGGCGGAACTTCGCGCCGGGAGAGCTCACCCAGGTGGACGTGCGCTTCGAGCCTGTCCAGGGCGGCACCCGCGTCATCCTGGAGCACCGGGGTTGGGAAGCCCTCCGCCCTGACCACCCGGTGCGCCATGGCATGGACCTGGATGCCTTCCTCGGCATGATGGGGATGTGGTGGGGCGGCCTCATGACCGCGCTGCGCACGGTGAGCTCGAAGTCGACGCCCCGCGTCGATTCGCCACGGAAGTAG
- a CDS encoding Hint domain-containing protein, with translation MKLYSRFSVPVTAALPLVALATSAWAGALRSPDRGLDRATLVEDSQYMRRVFEAKAKETSRGAAGGEAIAIDLADPGQYRFVMNRLRGSGKTAANAPKLFQRLNMARERALARKAGGAEASLTTLVNNWGCDHFFTLSRGVTNANMRTYTSNPWASCLNGASYVYTDIVAYNSNMPETESAVVDSASGEEYAAGQSFDDVIVRPAIPINLDRQVIVDTMMIAMNENTGEEVVTFARGASAATSAGADLTMQHPRLSVPGSMKFNTELCQMRGGIDCDYAAVGSTLAPSGSSPATGVALRNTAVTTSWVGDAANNFPVSGAWNATHVYVPTQFTFNAGSKNGVQCVIKEILPGSKVRLVKPVTGGTCMSQMDLAPALASAINATSANVKILSDLTRETSIAGTGTESCATQAIINQAVEYVITVSTKVNCGTAANTPATVTVRMMSDERYRYGLMVWNSCMAEGTKVVLADGRTVPVEQVQRGARIVTNDQGEALTVTDVQVGGELEPMVNLVDDKGHKVSLTDKHPVIMADGKPVAAGTLRVNDRVSTRDGVATLTSVTREKYAGKVYNFNLGTAAELARAGKNANTLFANGFRVGDNKMQGDLTAPVADSREVLERLPAAWHQDYANSAAFVAGQR, from the coding sequence ATGAAGCTGTACTCGCGTTTCTCAGTACCTGTCACGGCGGCGCTGCCGCTCGTCGCGCTCGCGACGTCCGCCTGGGCCGGAGCGTTGCGCTCCCCGGACCGGGGGTTGGACCGCGCGACCCTGGTGGAGGATTCGCAGTACATGCGCCGCGTCTTCGAGGCGAAGGCGAAGGAGACGTCTCGCGGCGCGGCGGGTGGTGAGGCCATCGCCATCGACCTGGCCGACCCGGGCCAATACCGCTTCGTGATGAACCGTCTGCGTGGCTCCGGCAAGACGGCCGCCAACGCGCCCAAGCTGTTCCAGCGGCTGAACATGGCGCGGGAGAGGGCCCTGGCGCGCAAGGCCGGAGGCGCGGAGGCGAGCCTGACCACCCTGGTGAACAACTGGGGCTGTGACCACTTCTTCACCCTGTCGCGCGGCGTCACCAACGCCAACATGCGCACGTACACGAGCAACCCCTGGGCCTCGTGTCTCAACGGCGCCAGCTACGTGTATACGGACATCGTCGCGTACAACTCGAACATGCCGGAGACGGAGTCCGCCGTCGTCGACTCGGCCTCGGGCGAGGAGTACGCCGCAGGCCAGAGCTTCGATGACGTCATCGTGCGCCCGGCCATCCCCATCAACCTGGACCGTCAGGTCATCGTCGACACGATGATGATCGCCATGAACGAGAACACGGGCGAGGAGGTCGTCACCTTCGCGCGTGGCGCGTCGGCGGCGACGTCGGCGGGCGCGGACCTGACCATGCAGCACCCGCGGCTGTCGGTGCCCGGGAGCATGAAGTTCAACACGGAGCTGTGCCAGATGCGCGGCGGCATCGACTGTGACTACGCCGCGGTGGGCAGCACGCTGGCGCCGTCGGGCAGCAGCCCCGCGACGGGGGTGGCCCTGCGCAACACGGCCGTCACCACGAGCTGGGTGGGCGACGCGGCCAACAACTTCCCCGTCTCCGGGGCGTGGAACGCGACGCACGTGTACGTGCCCACGCAGTTCACGTTCAACGCCGGCAGCAAGAACGGCGTGCAGTGTGTCATCAAGGAGATTCTGCCGGGCTCGAAGGTGCGCCTGGTGAAGCCCGTCACGGGCGGCACCTGCATGAGCCAGATGGACCTGGCCCCCGCGCTGGCCAGCGCCATCAACGCCACCTCCGCCAACGTGAAGATTCTGTCGGACCTCACGCGTGAGACGTCCATCGCGGGCACCGGCACGGAGAGCTGCGCCACGCAGGCCATCATCAACCAGGCGGTGGAGTACGTCATCACCGTGAGCACCAAGGTGAACTGCGGCACGGCGGCCAACACGCCGGCCACGGTGACGGTGCGCATGATGAGCGACGAGCGCTACCGCTACGGCCTCATGGTGTGGAACAGCTGCATGGCGGAGGGCACCAAGGTGGTGCTCGCCGACGGCCGCACCGTCCCCGTGGAGCAGGTCCAGCGCGGCGCGCGCATCGTGACGAACGACCAGGGCGAGGCGCTCACCGTGACGGACGTCCAGGTGGGCGGCGAGCTGGAGCCCATGGTGAACCTGGTGGACGACAAGGGCCACAAGGTCAGCCTCACCGACAAGCACCCCGTCATCATGGCCGACGGCAAGCCCGTGGCCGCGGGCACGCTGCGGGTGAATGACCGCGTCAGCACCCGCGACGGCGTGGCCACGCTGACCTCCGTCACCCGCGAGAAGTACGCGGGCAAGGTGTACAACTTCAACCTGGGCACCGCGGCGGAGCTGGCGCGTGCGGGGAAGAACGCGAACACGCTGTTCGCCAACGGCTTCCGCGTGGGCGACAACAAGATGCAGGGCGACCTGACGGCCCCCGTGGCGGACTCGCGCGAGGTGCTGGAGCGCCTGCCGGCCGCGTGGCACCAGGACTACGCGAACTCGGCGGCGTTCGTGGCCGGTCAGCGCTAG
- the thiL gene encoding thiamine-phosphate kinase, whose amino-acid sequence MPGEFDFIRRFLSHFPKARVPVGPGDDCAVLAPSRGPLCVTTDCVVEDVHFTRASFSPEDIGHKALAVNLSDVASMGATPRWFLCSLALPKDFPLAHLSGLARGMAALAREHRIDLVGGNFTSARELSVTITATGELSHPPLTRSGARPGDGLYVSGTLGDARLGLAHLRAGLTRSAAVRRQRRPQPRVALGQLAARFASAALDVSDGLAQDLGHLCTASQVRATVELARLPMSAVVRRELGPEGALAGGEDYELLLAVPSRRGRAFEQACVRAGHVVTRVGEVSRGAGWVIVDEDGRAVRRPGGFDHFGSASGVD is encoded by the coding sequence ATGCCTGGTGAGTTCGACTTCATCCGCCGCTTCTTGAGCCACTTCCCCAAGGCCCGCGTCCCGGTGGGCCCCGGGGATGATTGCGCGGTGCTCGCGCCTTCGCGCGGGCCTCTGTGTGTCACCACGGATTGCGTGGTGGAGGACGTGCACTTCACCCGCGCGTCCTTCTCTCCGGAGGACATCGGCCACAAGGCCCTCGCGGTGAACCTCTCCGACGTGGCCTCCATGGGCGCCACGCCGCGCTGGTTCCTGTGCTCGCTCGCGCTGCCCAAGGACTTCCCGCTCGCGCACCTGTCGGGGCTCGCGCGAGGCATGGCCGCGCTGGCGCGAGAGCACCGCATCGACCTGGTGGGCGGCAACTTCACCTCCGCGCGCGAGCTGTCCGTCACCATCACCGCCACCGGAGAGCTGTCCCACCCTCCGCTCACCCGCTCGGGTGCTCGGCCCGGCGACGGGCTCTATGTGTCTGGCACGCTGGGCGACGCGCGGCTGGGCCTGGCCCACCTGCGGGCGGGTCTCACCCGAAGCGCCGCTGTGCGCCGGCAGCGCCGCCCCCAGCCTCGCGTGGCCCTGGGTCAGCTCGCGGCGCGGTTCGCATCCGCTGCACTGGATGTTTCCGATGGTCTTGCACAAGACCTGGGGCATCTGTGCACTGCCTCACAGGTGCGGGCCACGGTGGAGCTGGCGCGGCTGCCCATGTCGGCGGTGGTGCGACGGGAGCTGGGCCCGGAGGGGGCGCTGGCGGGAGGCGAGGACTACGAGCTGCTCTTGGCGGTGCCTTCTCGTCGAGGGCGGGCGTTCGAGCAGGCGTGTGTCCGGGCAGGCCATGTCGTCACCCGCGTGGGGGAGGTGAGCCGGGGGGCGGGGTGGGTGATCGTCGATGAAGACGGACGCGCGGTGCGGCGGCCGGGCGGGTTCGACCACTTCGGGTCCGCTTCCGGGGTGGATTGA